The genomic interval GACCCCAACATCATCCTCGCCGACTTCTCGCTCCCCGGCTTCGATGGCCTCGACGCCTTGTCCATCTCTGCTGAAACCCGGCCAGAGGTTCCGTTCATTTTCGTCTCCGGCGCCATCGGAGAAGAGAAAGCCATCGAGACGCTTAAGAAGGGCGCCACGGACTACGTGCTCAAGGATCGGCTCTCCCGTTTGGTTCCGGCGTTGCGGCGTGCGCTAAGGGAGACCGCCGAACGTTCGGAGCGTCGGCGAGCCGAGGCGGCTTTGAAGCATTCCGAACAGCGCCATCGTCTCTTGCTCGAGGTGAACAATGCGATCATCGCGAGCCTCGATCGGAAATCGCTTTTCTGCGCCATCACGAAAGCGCTGTCGGGTATCCTGTCCTTCGACCAAGCTCGTCTTACTCTCCTCGACGCGCGTCGGGATATCATCCAGGTCTATGCCCAGAAAGACGAGTCCGGTGTTACCGAAGCCGAGCTGTCGCGAGAAGAGGGAGCCCAGGAACACTTGCCCGGGGACTCGACACCGCTCGTTCGTCGCGATCTGACGAGGCGGCGGGGTCGGTTGTCTCCTTCCGAAGACGAGCTACTGAAGGGGGGAATTCGCGCCTTCGTTTCCGTCCCGCTGAACGTCAAGAGCAAGGCGGTTGGATTCCTGACCGTCGGGAGCCGCATCCCAGACCGTTACCGAGACGACGACGTCGAGCTTCTCACCGAGGTCGGGAACCAAGTGGCTCTGGCAGTCGCGAATCTTCTGGCGTACGAGGAGATCTCCTCGTTGAAATCTCGTCTCGAGCAAGAGAACACGTACCTTCAAGAAGAGATCCAAACTCAGCACGATTTCGGAGAGATCGTCGGGCAAACTGAGCCCATGGCCAAAGTCATCGAAGCTATCGAGACCGTAGCGGTGACCGACGCCACCGTACTCATCTGCGGGGAAACGGGCACAGGCAAGGAAGTCGTTGCTCGAGCCATATACGATGCAAGCCCACAAAAAGACAAGCCGCTGGTCAAAGTGAATTGCGCGGCGCTTCCTGCCACCCTGATCGAGAGCGAGCTCTTCGGCCACGAAAAAGGTGCTTTCACCGGCGCCATCGCACGAAAAATCGGCCGCTTCGAGCTGGCGCACGGTGGAACGATATTCCTCGACGAGATCGGCGATCTCCCGCTCGAGCTGCAGTCGAAGCTGCTTCGCGTACTTCAGGAAGAGGAGTTCGAACGGGTGGGGGGATCGACGACGATCAAAGTCAACGTTCGGGTGATCGCGGCGACGAATCGCGAC from Vicinamibacteria bacterium carries:
- a CDS encoding sigma 54-interacting transcriptional regulator, yielding MEPMPATLRILILEDVPTDAELVERELRRGQIEFLSRRVSTRPEFEEQLSSFDPNIILADFSLPGFDGLDALSISAETRPEVPFIFVSGAIGEEKAIETLKKGATDYVLKDRLSRLVPALRRALRETAERSERRRAEAALKHSEQRHRLLLEVNNAIIASLDRKSLFCAITKALSGILSFDQARLTLLDARRDIIQVYAQKDESGVTEAELSREEGAQEHLPGDSTPLVRRDLTRRRGRLSPSEDELLKGGIRAFVSVPLNVKSKAVGFLTVGSRIPDRYRDDDVELLTEVGNQVALAVANLLAYEEISSLKSRLEQENTYLQEEIQTQHDFGEIVGQTEPMAKVIEAIETVAVTDATVLICGETGTGKEVVARAIYDASPQKDKPLVKVNCAALPATLIESELFGHEKGAFTGAIARKIGRFELAHGGTIFLDEIGDLPLELQSKLLRVLQEEEFERVGGSTTIKVNVRVIAATNRDLTKAMEEERFRPDLFYRLAVFPIELPPLRERRSDIPLLANFFARDFGKKLGKSIESISPGAMARLMAYAWPGNIRELKNVIERAAILTRGSQLALDDWWSKPDSSSGPAAPLTLDALQRKHILSVLDVTGWRVSGERGAARLLGIKPTTLMARMKKLGIERPVSVADRNYAENSQASPRDH